The following proteins are encoded in a genomic region of Helicobacter macacae MIT 99-5501:
- a CDS encoding flagellar basal body-associated FliL family protein — protein MTEEENGQQEGAKGGSKMMLFIILGAVLLLIIIGVVVIMLMSGGHEEEEGAEDGAKKPAKQEKSMKRNSNLSSEAAVFLNPGPIFPIVGQPFLINLSGQGRIAFLQVSVSLVLSDAKLQAEVERKLDIIKSTIIDVLSTKSPEELNTTKGKNRALNELRDRFNEFLMDGEVSAVLFTNYIIQLS, from the coding sequence ATGACAGAAGAAGAAAACGGACAGCAAGAAGGAGCAAAAGGCGGGAGCAAGATGATGCTATTTATCATCTTGGGCGCGGTGCTACTTCTCATCATCATAGGTGTGGTGGTGATAATGCTAATGAGCGGTGGACACGAGGAAGAAGAGGGAGCAGAGGATGGAGCAAAAAAGCCCGCAAAGCAAGAAAAATCTATGAAGCGAAATTCAAACCTTAGTAGTGAAGCAGCAGTGTTTCTAAACCCTGGTCCGATTTTTCCAATCGTAGGGCAACCATTTCTTATCAATCTATCTGGGCAAGGCAGAATAGCGTTTTTGCAAGTGAGTGTATCGCTCGTGCTAAGTGATGCCAAGCTCCAAGCCGAAGTAGAGAGAAAACTCGACATCATAAAATCCACAATCATCGATGTGCTAAGCACCAAAAGCCCTGAAGAGCTAAACACCACAAAAGGAAAAAATCGCGCCCTTAATGAGCTAAGGGATAGGTTTAATGAATTTTTGATGGACGGTGAAGTAAGCGCGGTGCTTTTCACAAACTATATCATACAGCTTTCATAA
- the rsmD gene encoding 16S rRNA (guanine(966)-N(2))-methyltransferase RsmD, whose translation MRESKSLRKAKSMGAPKSKPPRTQSSTKSRTQSQHTRKPPRTQKTLRVIGGKHKGLKLYAPKSARPSKAILKESCFDTLGSYIIGMHFIEAFSGSGSMGIEALSRGAKKAVFFEQNKEALEVLRQNLALISKHIDKSAPKQNPQNYQIIQGDSLQNLPTFLATLTDSSILYIDPPFFMRQNYADIYEKCANIIAHIHSRALGLIIIEHSSLYAFKECLGCFSQVRIKRFGKSSLTYFAPKELC comes from the coding sequence ATGCGTGAATCAAAGTCGCTACGCAAAGCAAAATCTATGGGTGCGCCAAAATCAAAGCCACCGCGCACGCAAAGTAGCACAAAAAGTCGCACGCAATCCCAACACACACGCAAGCCACCGCGCACGCAAAAGACACTGCGCGTGATAGGTGGCAAGCACAAGGGGCTAAAGCTATATGCACCAAAGTCTGCCCGCCCAAGCAAAGCGATTTTGAAAGAATCTTGCTTTGATACTTTGGGGAGCTATATCATCGGTATGCACTTCATAGAGGCATTTAGCGGGAGTGGGAGTATGGGGATAGAAGCACTTAGTCGTGGCGCAAAAAAGGCAGTATTTTTTGAGCAAAATAAAGAGGCTTTGGAAGTCCTTAGACAAAATCTCGCCCTTATAAGCAAACACATAGACAAAAGCGCACCAAAGCAAAATCCCCAAAACTACCAAATCATACAGGGCGATAGCCTGCAAAATCTCCCCACATTTCTTGCCACCCTCACAGATTCTAGTATATTGTATATAGACCCGCCATTTTTTATGCGCCAAAATTATGCCGATATTTATGAAAAATGCGCTAATATTATCGCTCATATTCACTCTAGGGCGTTGGGGCTTATCATCATCGAGCATAGTAGCTTATACGCGTTTAAAGAGTGCTTGGGGTGCTTCTCTCAAGTGCGGATAAAGAGATTTGGAAAAAGTTCGCTTACATACTTTGCACCCAAAGAATTATGCTAA
- a CDS encoding fumarate reductase cytochrome b subunit, translated as MRDESIIESYTGVTKERKKSRMPAVLDFWQSATGLFLGLFMIAHLFFVSSILISKEAMFTITKMFEGSFIFGEAGKPEIVAFIAAIVIVAFVAHAFLAMRKFPINYRQFIKLKTHKNLMRHGDTTLWAIQACTGFAMFFLAMPHLFVNLTQPENIGPLTSSFRFVQQNFWLLYIFLLFAVELHGSIGLYRLCIKWGWFEGLGLKTLRSIKWAMSVFFIVLGICSFAAYVKIGLDLDPHKSIHDYRVIDEQTQGKGE; from the coding sequence ATGCGAGACGAGAGTATTATTGAGAGCTACACGGGCGTTACCAAAGAGCGCAAAAAAAGCAGAATGCCCGCCGTGCTAGACTTTTGGCAAAGTGCCACAGGGCTGTTTTTGGGGTTGTTTATGATTGCTCATTTGTTTTTTGTATCAAGCATACTTATCAGCAAAGAAGCAATGTTTACGATTACCAAAATGTTTGAGGGTAGCTTCATCTTTGGTGAGGCTGGCAAGCCCGAAATCGTGGCATTTATAGCGGCTATTGTGATTGTTGCGTTTGTGGCGCACGCGTTTTTGGCGATGAGGAAATTCCCCATAAACTACCGCCAATTCATCAAGCTAAAAACACACAAAAACTTGATGAGGCACGGCGATACGACATTGTGGGCGATACAGGCTTGCACAGGGTTTGCGATGTTTTTCCTTGCTATGCCACACCTTTTTGTCAATCTCACTCAACCTGAAAACATAGGACCACTTACTTCTTCATTCCGCTTCGTTCAGCAAAACTTTTGGCTACTTTACATTTTCCTACTTTTTGCAGTCGAGCTACACGGCTCTATCGGGCTATATCGCCTTTGTATCAAGTGGGGTTGGTTTGAGGGACTAGGACTAAAGACATTGCGCTCTATCAAGTGGGCTATGTCTGTGTTTTTTATCGTGCTTGGTATATGCTCTTTTGCCGCGTATGTCAAAATCGGGCTAGATTTAGACCCGCACAAAAGCATACACGATTATAGAGTGATAGATGAACAAACACAAGGAAAAGGAGAGTAG
- a CDS encoding fumarate reductase flavoprotein subunit, whose protein sequence is MKVVYSDALIIGGGLAGLRAAVAARQKGLSTIVLSLVPVRRSHSAAAQGGMQASLGNSKMSDGDNEDLHFADTVKGSDWGCDQDVARMFVTTAPKAIRELASWGVAWTRIQKGDRTAVINAQKTTITEEDFRHGYIHSRDFGGTKKWRTCYTSDATGHSMLYAVANEAYKHGADIQDRKEAIALIHQDGVCYGAVVRDLENGELIAYVSKGTLIATGGYGRIYKNTTNAVICEGIGLAIALETGIAKLGNMEAVQFHPTPLFPSGILLTEGCRGDGGLLRDVDGYRFMPDYEPEKKELASRDVVSRRMIQRIREGKGVKSPYGDHLWLDITILGREHIERNLRDVQEICEVFAGLDPAEKWAPVKPMQHYSMGGIRTNYKGETYLKGLFAAGEAACWDMHGFNRLGGNSVSEAVVAGMIIGDYFAQHCVDSQANIHTSVLEKFVQKEQAYLESLVNNSGSENVYAIKNAMKEIMEEDVGIFRDGKGLEDAVKRLEELYKRAKNIGISNKKLHNNPELEDAYRTPKMLKLALCVAKGALDRTESRGAHTREDYPKRDDEKWLKRTLTSWEDPSQTMPTVTYEELDIMKMEIAPGFRGYGAKGMIIENPLSAKRQEQIDKITAEIQAKGGDRYELQEALMEFNLQPKYKARNQRLGDK, encoded by the coding sequence ATGAAAGTAGTATATTCAGACGCGTTAATCATCGGTGGAGGCTTGGCAGGGCTTCGTGCAGCCGTAGCCGCAAGACAAAAAGGACTTAGCACGATTGTGCTTTCACTCGTGCCTGTGCGCCGTAGCCACTCTGCTGCTGCGCAAGGCGGTATGCAAGCAAGTCTAGGCAACTCAAAAATGAGCGATGGCGATAATGAGGACTTGCACTTTGCCGATACGGTAAAGGGAAGCGACTGGGGCTGTGACCAAGATGTCGCTAGAATGTTTGTAACCACTGCGCCAAAAGCTATTAGAGAGCTTGCCTCTTGGGGTGTGGCTTGGACTAGAATCCAAAAAGGCGATAGGACAGCGGTTATCAATGCGCAAAAAACCACGATTACCGAAGAGGACTTTAGGCACGGATATATCCACTCTCGCGATTTCGGTGGGACCAAAAAATGGCGCACTTGCTACACTTCTGATGCCACAGGGCATTCTATGCTATATGCTGTGGCAAACGAAGCCTATAAGCACGGCGCAGACATACAAGATAGAAAAGAAGCAATCGCACTTATCCACCAAGACGGCGTGTGCTATGGGGCTGTGGTAAGAGATTTGGAAAATGGCGAGCTAATCGCGTATGTGTCAAAAGGCACGCTTATCGCCACAGGTGGCTATGGCAGAATCTACAAAAACACTACCAATGCCGTAATATGTGAGGGTATAGGGCTTGCTATCGCGCTTGAAACAGGCATAGCAAAGCTAGGCAATATGGAAGCGGTGCAATTCCACCCAACTCCACTTTTCCCAAGCGGAATCTTGCTCACAGAGGGTTGTCGTGGAGATGGCGGGCTTTTGCGTGATGTCGATGGATATCGCTTTATGCCAGACTATGAGCCAGAGAAAAAGGAGCTTGCAAGCCGAGATGTCGTCTCCCGCAGAATGATTCAGCGAATCCGTGAGGGCAAGGGTGTAAAATCTCCTTATGGAGACCACTTGTGGCTTGATATTACGATTTTGGGTAGAGAGCATATTGAGCGAAACTTGCGCGATGTCCAAGAAATATGTGAAGTGTTTGCAGGGCTTGACCCCGCAGAGAAGTGGGCACCTGTCAAACCTATGCAGCACTACTCAATGGGTGGAATCCGCACCAACTACAAGGGCGAGACTTACCTAAAAGGGCTATTTGCTGCGGGCGAAGCGGCGTGCTGGGATATGCACGGGTTTAACCGACTTGGTGGTAACTCTGTAAGTGAAGCGGTGGTAGCAGGTATGATTATTGGGGATTATTTCGCACAACATTGTGTGGATTCTCAAGCAAATATCCATACTTCTGTGCTTGAAAAATTTGTCCAAAAAGAGCAGGCTTACCTAGAATCTCTTGTAAACAATAGCGGTAGCGAAAATGTCTATGCTATCAAAAACGCTATGAAAGAGATAATGGAAGAAGATGTGGGGATTTTCCGTGATGGCAAGGGGCTAGAAGACGCTGTGAAGCGACTAGAAGAGCTATATAAACGCGCTAAAAATATCGGCATCTCAAACAAAAAGCTCCACAACAACCCCGAGCTAGAAGACGCCTACCGCACACCAAAAATGCTAAAACTAGCACTTTGCGTGGCAAAAGGTGCGCTTGATAGGACAGAATCTCGTGGGGCACACACACGCGAAGACTATCCAAAACGCGATGATGAAAAGTGGCTAAAGCGCACACTCACAAGCTGGGAAGACCCAAGCCAAACAATGCCTACGGTAACTTACGAGGAGCTTGACATTATGAAAATGGAGATTGCGCCCGGATTCCGTGGATATGGAGCAAAGGGTATGATTATCGAAAATCCGCTCTCTGCAAAACGACAAGAGCAAATCGATAAAATCACTGCTGAAATCCAAGCTAAAGGTGGCGACAGATACGAGCTACAAGAAGCGTTAATGGAATTTAACTTGCAGCCAAAATACAAGGCTAGAAACCAACGACTAGGAGATAAGTAA
- a CDS encoding fumarate reductase iron-sulfur subunit, which translates to MENNSKKGRILTIRALKFDPKSAVSKPHFAEYKIEETDSMTIFIVLNMIRENQDPDLSFDFVCRAGICGSCSMMINGRPRLACRTLTKDFPDGVITLMPLPAFRLIKDLSVNTGEWFAGMTKRVESWVHTNEEVDISKLEKPIEPKEADEVFELDRCIECGCCIASCATKIMRDDFIGGAGMNRIVRFMIDSHDKRSDEDWYEIVGDDDGVFGCMSLIACHDTCPKNLPLQSKIAYLRRKMVSVEQGSKKANA; encoded by the coding sequence ATGGAAAACAACAGCAAAAAAGGGAGAATCCTAACTATTCGTGCGCTAAAATTTGACCCAAAAAGCGCGGTATCTAAGCCACATTTTGCCGAGTATAAAATCGAAGAGACTGATTCTATGACGATTTTTATCGTGCTAAATATGATACGCGAAAATCAAGACCCTGATTTGAGCTTTGATTTCGTATGTCGTGCGGGGATTTGCGGAAGCTGCTCTATGATGATAAATGGACGCCCAAGACTTGCGTGTCGCACACTGACAAAGGACTTCCCTGATGGTGTGATTACGCTTATGCCATTGCCTGCGTTTAGACTTATCAAAGATTTGAGTGTCAATACAGGCGAGTGGTTTGCAGGTATGACAAAGCGCGTAGAAAGCTGGGTGCATACAAATGAGGAAGTGGATATTTCTAAGCTAGAAAAACCTATTGAGCCAAAAGAAGCTGATGAGGTGTTTGAGCTTGATAGATGTATAGAGTGCGGGTGCTGTATCGCTTCTTGCGCTACAAAGATAATGCGTGATGACTTCATCGGTGGTGCAGGTATGAATCGTATCGTGCGCTTTATGATAGATTCTCACGATAAGCGTAGCGATGAGGATTGGTATGAAATCGTGGGCGATGATGATGGAGTGTTTGGCTGTATGAGCCTAATCGCTTGCCACGACACTTGCCCTAAAAACTTGCCATTGCAAAGCAAAATCGCATATTTGCGCCGCAAAATGGTAAGCGTAGAGCAAGGCTCAAAGAAAGCAAACGCATAA
- the motB gene encoding flagellar motor protein MotB has protein sequence MAKQKQQECPAGEKWAVPYADFLSLLLALFIALWAISNTDASKAKAMSDAMINVFNVPRPSVTFQPLIQRPPDPGQVRESTEGKMPHTSDGSSPSFASQSSISQMQMVIQEGGVLEQIEQGIVLRLPVSLPFEQGKADIAHNENALSVRRIAEVLNKLPEEVKIDVRGYTDDKPLPKGSPFRDNYDLAAARARVVTEGLFKNGATHSNISYSAHGSSSPTAPNTTAQNQQNNNRVEIFIFTQPTGLRSIKSVLDESMSGTTLEDGTPLN, from the coding sequence ATGGCAAAACAAAAGCAACAAGAATGCCCCGCAGGCGAGAAATGGGCTGTTCCTTATGCGGACTTTCTATCCCTACTGCTTGCGCTATTTATCGCTCTTTGGGCGATTTCCAACACCGATGCATCCAAAGCCAAAGCGATGAGTGATGCGATGATAAATGTGTTTAATGTGCCACGACCTAGCGTTACATTTCAGCCACTTATCCAGCGTCCACCAGACCCAGGGCAAGTGCGAGAATCCACAGAGGGCAAAATGCCTCATACTTCTGATGGCTCTTCGCCCTCTTTTGCTAGCCAAAGCTCTATATCACAAATGCAAATGGTAATCCAAGAAGGTGGTGTGCTAGAGCAAATCGAGCAAGGAATCGTGCTTAGGCTACCTGTATCGCTTCCCTTTGAGCAGGGCAAAGCCGACATAGCTCACAATGAAAATGCCCTATCTGTGCGCAGAATCGCCGAAGTGCTAAATAAACTCCCAGAAGAAGTCAAAATCGATGTGCGTGGCTACACAGATGATAAACCTTTGCCAAAAGGCTCACCTTTTAGAGATAACTATGATTTAGCCGCAGCACGCGCAAGGGTGGTAACAGAGGGGCTATTTAAAAACGGAGCGACACATAGCAATATCTCCTACTCTGCACACGGCTCATCTAGCCCCACCGCGCCCAATACCACAGCCCAAAATCAGCAAAACAACAATCGCGTAGAGATTTTTATCTTTACCCAGCCCACAGGGCTTAGAAGCATAAAATCCGTCCTAGATGAAAGTATGAGTGGCACAACCCTAGAAGATGGCACACCGCTTAACTAG
- the motA gene encoding flagellar motor stator protein MotA, with product MDLTSVLGLVLAVASISVGDILEGGNPLHVVHLSSCIIIIPTTMFAAMAATHASAVKAAFKEFKIIFMPPKVDLSARVKEITELSSAARRDGILSLEGRAAGIEDDFLREGLNMVIDGREAKSVHEDLEIKIEQMEHYYHTAAHYWLLAGESAPTFGLVGAVLGLMLALQLLDDPTAMAMGIAGAFTATVTGIMTAYAIFGPWGNKMKANAGDIIKEKEMMMAGILGIANGENPRNLEAKLFGFLPPGVPRVSQFE from the coding sequence ATGGATTTAACCTCAGTTCTAGGCTTAGTTTTAGCGGTGGCTTCAATCTCGGTGGGAGATATACTTGAGGGCGGAAACCCTCTGCACGTCGTGCATCTAAGCTCGTGTATCATCATTATCCCTACAACGATGTTTGCTGCTATGGCAGCCACTCACGCTTCAGCTGTCAAAGCTGCTTTCAAAGAGTTTAAAATCATTTTTATGCCACCAAAGGTTGATTTATCTGCAAGGGTAAAAGAAATCACAGAGCTATCCTCCGCAGCAAGACGCGATGGGATACTATCTCTAGAGGGACGCGCAGCAGGGATAGAAGATGACTTCTTGCGTGAGGGGCTAAATATGGTTATTGACGGACGCGAAGCAAAATCTGTCCACGAGGACTTAGAGATTAAAATTGAGCAAATGGAGCATTATTATCACACCGCAGCGCATTATTGGCTTCTAGCTGGTGAGTCCGCTCCGACATTTGGGCTAGTCGGTGCGGTTTTGGGGCTTATGCTTGCGCTGCAACTACTTGATGACCCAACGGCAATGGCTATGGGTATTGCGGGGGCGTTTACAGCGACGGTTACGGGGATTATGACGGCGTATGCGATTTTTGGACCTTGGGGGAACAAAATGAAAGCAAACGCAGGGGACATCATAAAAGAAAAAGAAATGATGATGGCGGGCATACTTGGCATAGCAAATGGCGAAAACCCGCGCAACCTAGAAGCAAAACTATTTGGATTCTTACCACCGGGCGTGCCTAGAGTATCTCAATTTGAATAA
- a CDS encoding replication-associated recombination protein A — translation MKNLALALRPKSISDFVGQSHIFGNGKPLYEALKARNLPHCFFYGTPGSGKTTLAKIIASELGSDFLEFNATNFKLENLRTKLKSYENALVVPLVFIDEVHRLSKTQQEALLPIMEEKSAIVLGASTQNPFYTLTNAIRSRSLLFEFKPLKNVELEQILTKALGVLGFDIAKSSQNPSQNPNEDSSQDFSEKSQNSLSQSSPPKNNPPQNNTQSSQDSNADSSPKGNIDRTITKEAFDYLISSSAGDARAMLNLLEVLALSPHITLQSAKSLRPFSLNDGASEDDTHYNLASALIKSIRGSDVDASIYYLARLIAGGENPEFIARRLVILASEDIGNANPNALNLATSTLLAVGKIGYPEARIILSQCVIFLASCPKSNTAYTAIDLAIKAIHDGEVLPIAPNILPHAKSYKYPHNFGGWVAQKYLTKDLHFVESTQKGFEKTLNEWLEKIKQTKD, via the coding sequence ATGAAAAATCTAGCCCTTGCCCTGCGACCAAAATCTATCAGCGATTTTGTCGGGCAAAGCCATATCTTTGGCAATGGCAAGCCACTATATGAAGCACTAAAGGCTAGAAATCTCCCTCACTGCTTTTTCTATGGGACACCGGGCAGTGGCAAAACAACTTTAGCAAAAATCATCGCTAGCGAGCTAGGCAGTGATTTTTTGGAGTTTAACGCGACAAATTTCAAGCTAGAAAATCTCCGCACCAAGCTAAAGTCTTATGAAAATGCACTTGTTGTCCCGCTAGTATTTATTGATGAAGTTCATAGACTATCCAAAACCCAGCAAGAAGCCCTCCTGCCGATAATGGAAGAGAAAAGTGCTATTGTGCTAGGGGCTAGCACGCAAAATCCTTTCTACACACTTACAAATGCCATTCGCTCTCGCAGCTTGCTATTTGAGTTTAAACCACTTAAAAATGTTGAGCTAGAGCAGATTTTGACAAAGGCATTGGGAGTTTTGGGATTTGACATTGCAAAATCTAGTCAAAACCCTAGCCAAAACCCTAACGAGGATTCTAGCCAAGATTTTAGTGAAAAATCCCAAAATAGCCTATCCCAAAGTAGCCCACCCAAAAATAATCCACCGCAAAATAACACACAATCTAGCCAAGATTCTAATGCAGATTCTAGCCCTAAGGGCAACATAGATAGGACAATCACAAAAGAAGCGTTTGACTATCTTATCTCAAGTAGCGCAGGCGATGCACGCGCTATGCTAAACCTACTTGAAGTCCTAGCCCTAAGCCCACATATCACACTTCAAAGCGCAAAATCACTGCGACCATTTAGCCTAAATGACGGCGCAAGCGAAGATGACACACACTACAATCTAGCATCCGCACTCATAAAATCCATACGCGGAAGCGATGTAGATGCTAGCATCTACTACCTAGCTCGCCTAATAGCAGGTGGCGAAAACCCAGAATTTATCGCAAGGCGACTTGTCATACTCGCTAGCGAGGACATAGGCAATGCAAATCCAAACGCGCTAAATCTAGCCACCTCCACCCTCCTAGCCGTAGGCAAAATCGGCTATCCAGAAGCTCGTATCATTCTCTCTCAATGCGTGATTTTCCTCGCTTCCTGTCCCAAGTCCAACACCGCTTATACCGCAATAGATTTAGCGATAAAAGCTATACACGATGGCGAAGTCCTCCCAATAGCACCAAATATTCTCCCACACGCCAAATCCTACAAATACCCTCACAACTTCGGTGGATGGGTGGCACAAAAATATCTTACCAAAGATTTGCATTTCGTAGAGTCCACACAAAAAGGCTTTGAAAAAACACTAAATGAATGGCTAGAAAAAATCAAACAAACAAAAGATTAG